One genomic segment of bacterium includes these proteins:
- a CDS encoding DUF721 domain-containing protein has protein sequence MCNNANKNIVVRYSRPEHIKNVVSDVISRIKEKESKKKIVKIGEYIAKTLGEQSREHVEVSGLRRGSLYISVDSSAWLQELSLMKQDLANGINVKFKQDLALVKEIKIRLSNG, from the coding sequence GTGTGTAATAATGCCAATAAAAATATAGTGGTACGGTATTCCAGACCTGAACATATAAAGAATGTTGTTAGTGATGTAATATCTAGGATAAAAGAAAAAGAAAGTAAAAAAAAGATAGTAAAAATAGGAGAATATATAGCTAAAACTTTAGGAGAGCAAAGTAGGGAGCATGTAGAGGTGAGCGGATTAAGGAGGGGAAGCTTATATATAAGCGTTGATAGCTCAGCATGGCTTCAAGAATTGAGCTTAATGAAACAGGATTTGGCAAATGGTATTAATGTGAAATTTAAACAGGATCTTGCACTTGTAAAGGAGATAAAGATTAGACTAAGCAATGGCTAA